The following are encoded in a window of Kitasatospora sp. NBC_01250 genomic DNA:
- the paaC gene encoding 1,2-phenylacetyl-CoA epoxidase subunit PaaC — translation MTDDHVYLTLAEGDHEAEARWAYGTGFADPLLGVDTSVPPEVDGADLSLYCQLLGDDALILAQRLIEWCTRAPELEEEVALANLGLDLLGQARLLLTRAGQADGTGRTEDDFAYWRAEHEFRNVRLVELANGDFGFSIARLLLFATARRALYERLAAGPDPVLAAVAARGVKELAYHQEYAAAWTVRLGDGTAHSAARMQAGLDAVWPLLEELFTAHEVELRLGLDPAGLREPVLAELAALIAEARLTVPSAGPLARIGGRAGRDGVHTEALGPLLAELQCVAREHPGATW, via the coding sequence ATGACGGACGATCACGTCTACCTGACGCTCGCCGAAGGCGATCACGAGGCCGAGGCCCGCTGGGCCTACGGCACCGGCTTCGCCGACCCGCTGCTCGGCGTCGACACCTCCGTGCCGCCGGAGGTCGACGGAGCCGACCTCTCGCTCTACTGCCAGCTGCTCGGGGACGACGCGCTGATCCTGGCGCAGCGGCTGATCGAGTGGTGCACCCGGGCGCCCGAGCTGGAGGAGGAGGTGGCGCTGGCCAACCTCGGCCTCGACCTGCTCGGCCAGGCCCGCCTGCTGCTCACCCGGGCCGGGCAGGCGGACGGCACCGGGCGCACCGAGGACGACTTCGCCTACTGGCGCGCCGAGCACGAGTTCCGCAACGTGCGCCTGGTGGAGCTGGCCAACGGTGACTTCGGCTTCTCGATCGCCCGCCTGCTGCTCTTCGCCACCGCCCGGCGCGCCCTCTACGAGCGGCTGGCCGCCGGGCCCGACCCGGTGCTCGCTGCGGTGGCCGCCCGCGGCGTCAAGGAGCTGGCCTACCACCAGGAGTACGCCGCCGCCTGGACGGTGCGCCTGGGCGACGGCACCGCCCACTCCGCGGCCCGGATGCAGGCCGGCCTGGACGCGGTCTGGCCGCTGCTGGAGGAGCTGTTCACCGCCCACGAGGTCGAGCTGCGGCTCGGGCTGGACCCGGCCGGGCTGCGCGAGCCGGTGCTCGCCGAGCTCGCCGCCTTGATCGCCGAGGCCCGGCTGACCGTGCCGAGCGCGGGCCCGCTGGCCCGGATCGGCGGGCGGGCCGGCCGGGACGGCGTGCACACCGAGGCGCTGGGCCCGCTGCTGGCCGAGCTGCAGTGCGTGGCCCGCGAGCACCCGGGGGCGACATGGTGA
- the paaB gene encoding 1,2-phenylacetyl-CoA epoxidase subunit PaaB has protein sequence MSDQSWPLYEVFVRPRRGLNHVHVGSLHAADDRMALLAARDLYTRRNEGVSLWVVRSQAITASTPDERDPFFEPSGDKVYRHPTFYDIPEDVPHI, from the coding sequence ATGTCTGACCAGTCCTGGCCGCTCTACGAGGTCTTCGTGCGCCCGCGGCGCGGCCTCAACCACGTCCACGTCGGCTCGCTGCACGCCGCCGACGACCGGATGGCGCTGCTCGCGGCCCGCGACCTGTACACCCGCCGCAACGAGGGGGTGAGCCTGTGGGTGGTCCGCTCGCAGGCGATCACCGCCTCCACGCCCGACGAGCGCGACCCGTTCTTCGAGCCCAGCGGGGACAAGGTCTACCGCCACCCCACCTTCTACGACATCCCCGAGGATGTCCCGCACATCTGA